The Bradyrhizobium ottawaense genome window below encodes:
- a CDS encoding host attachment protein, translating into MDKMRLDKGGWLVVCDGRKALILENLGDEMFPNLHTREVHEQPNPMTSAQGSDAPGRLHAAAGGLRSSAEQTDWHDEAERAFLRSLAGRLDAAVSSGETTALTMVASPRALGMIRADYSDVMRKALRGEVGKDLVKLPVYEIEKQLLLSGAAK; encoded by the coding sequence ATGGACAAGATGAGATTAGACAAGGGCGGCTGGCTGGTCGTGTGCGATGGGCGCAAGGCGCTCATTCTGGAAAACCTCGGCGACGAGATGTTTCCGAACCTTCACACCAGGGAGGTGCACGAGCAGCCCAATCCCATGACCAGCGCGCAAGGGAGCGACGCGCCGGGTCGCCTGCATGCCGCTGCCGGCGGCCTGCGCAGCTCGGCCGAGCAGACCGATTGGCACGATGAGGCCGAGCGCGCCTTCCTGCGCAGCCTTGCCGGCCGGCTCGATGCCGCCGTCAGCTCCGGCGAGACCACGGCCCTGACCATGGTGGCCTCACCGCGCGCGCTCGGGATGATCCGCGCCGATTATTCGGACGTCATGCGCAAGGCGCTGCGGGGCGAGGTCGGCAAGGACCTCGTCAAGCTGCCGGTCTACGAGATCGAGAAGCAATTGCTGCTGTCGGGCGCCGCCAAATAG
- a CDS encoding DMT family transporter has translation MNHNQEALTARTAPILFVLLWSTGFIGTKYVVNNADPLTYLAIRMAIVVGLMAIIAAIARPKWPDSTGIAHSAVAGILVHGFYLGGTAIAIAHSIPAGLSALIPGLQPILTSTIANRWLGEKVTPVQWAGLVLGLGGVVMILHNRPMTGEAGLGWLASVVSLISITLGTLYQRRYCNQIDWRSGNLVQYVSVTIFFAIGAFLFEDRVVHWTREFVIALGWLAVALSIGSIGLLYWLIRHAAATSVASLFYLVPAVTALMAYLLFGEKLDALAIAGMGMCAAAVFVVNRRF, from the coding sequence ATGAACCATAATCAAGAAGCCCTGACCGCCCGCACCGCGCCGATCCTGTTCGTCCTGCTCTGGAGCACCGGATTCATCGGCACCAAATACGTCGTCAACAATGCCGATCCCTTGACCTATCTCGCCATCCGCATGGCGATCGTGGTCGGCCTGATGGCGATCATCGCGGCGATCGCGCGGCCGAAATGGCCTGACAGCACCGGCATCGCGCACAGCGCGGTCGCCGGCATTCTCGTCCACGGCTTCTATCTCGGCGGCACCGCGATCGCGATCGCGCATTCGATTCCGGCCGGGCTCTCCGCGCTGATTCCGGGCCTGCAGCCGATCCTGACCTCGACCATCGCCAACCGCTGGCTCGGCGAGAAGGTGACGCCGGTGCAATGGGCCGGGCTCGTGCTCGGCCTCGGCGGCGTGGTGATGATCCTGCACAACCGTCCCATGACCGGTGAAGCCGGTCTCGGCTGGCTTGCCTCGGTCGTCTCCCTGATCAGCATCACGCTCGGCACGCTCTATCAGCGCCGCTACTGCAACCAGATCGACTGGCGCTCAGGCAATCTCGTGCAATATGTGTCCGTCACCATCTTCTTCGCGATCGGGGCCTTCCTGTTCGAAGACCGCGTGGTGCACTGGACGCGGGAGTTCGTGATCGCGCTCGGCTGGCTCGCGGTCGCGCTCTCGATCGGATCGATCGGGCTATTGTACTGGCTGATCCGCCACGCTGCGGCGACCTCGGTCGCGAGCCTGTTCTATCTGGTGCCCGCCGTGACCGCGCTGATGGCTTATCTGCTGTTCGGAGAGAAGCTCGACGCGCTGGCGATTGCCGGCATGGGGATGTGTGCGGCCGCCGTGTTCGTCGTCAACAGGCGCTTCTAG
- a CDS encoding histone: MDDDKPITEQAMETITTAVEATKDAAVIAVKKVRKAAKKVAKKVAPKKASKKKAKKASKKSSKKAAKKSSKKAAKKAVKKATKKTAKKAAKKAAKKTTKSKKKTRKAKR, encoded by the coding sequence ATGGACGACGATAAGCCGATCACCGAACAGGCGATGGAGACGATCACCACAGCCGTGGAAGCGACCAAGGACGCGGCGGTCATCGCCGTCAAGAAGGTCAGGAAAGCCGCCAAGAAGGTCGCGAAGAAAGTAGCGCCGAAGAAGGCTTCCAAGAAGAAGGCCAAGAAAGCCTCGAAGAAGAGTTCGAAGAAGGCTGCAAAGAAGTCGTCGAAGAAAGCGGCCAAGAAAGCGGTCAAGAAAGCGACCAAAAAAACTGCAAAGAAGGCCGCCAAGAAAGCGGCCAAGAAAACCACCAAGTCGAAAAAGAAGACTCGGAAGGCCAAGCGCTGA
- a CDS encoding cryptochrome/photolyase family protein — MRTPLTTPSAPVIVWFRDDLRLSDHPALHAAVKAGAPVVCLYVLDEAAGRPPGSAARWWLAQSLRALGAEIATRGGSLVLRRGPAAKVVAELARESGARAVHWNGIAQAPHQAVERQLEAALAKLGIDSQSFPGDLLVQPSAIRNKEGRGLRVFTPFWRRVLSLGDPPKPLPAPKQLRPGQKIASDRLESWKLEPTRPDWAGGLRGTWTPGEASARTRLRDFLKHTARRYVGDRDRPDREGTSSLSPHLRFGELSPRQVWHAARFAADEDPVLGPGIEKFLSELGWREFCRHLLHDHPDLATDNLQTSFDGFPWKGDKKALAAWQRGHTGYPIVDAGLRELWHTGVMHNRVRMVVASFLVKHLLIDWREGEAWFWDTLVDADAGSNPANWQWVAGCGADAAPYFRVFNPQLQGEKFDPDGTYVRRWVPELKDMPTKLIHRPWQATPIELASAGITLGKTYPQPIVDHAKGRERALAAYAKIRRS, encoded by the coding sequence ATGAGGACGCCCCTGACCACGCCGAGCGCGCCTGTCATCGTCTGGTTTCGCGATGACCTTCGTCTGTCCGACCATCCCGCCCTCCATGCTGCCGTGAAAGCCGGTGCGCCGGTGGTCTGCCTCTATGTGCTCGACGAGGCCGCCGGGCGCCCGCCGGGCAGCGCAGCGCGCTGGTGGCTGGCGCAGTCGTTGCGGGCGCTTGGCGCCGAGATTGCCACGCGCGGCGGATCGCTCGTCCTGCGCAGGGGACCGGCGGCCAAGGTCGTCGCCGAATTGGCCCGCGAAAGCGGTGCCCGCGCCGTCCACTGGAATGGAATTGCGCAGGCGCCGCATCAGGCAGTTGAGAGGCAGCTCGAAGCTGCACTGGCAAAGCTCGGCATCGACTCGCAAAGCTTCCCCGGCGACCTCCTCGTCCAGCCCTCGGCGATCCGCAACAAGGAAGGCCGGGGCTTGCGCGTATTCACGCCGTTCTGGCGGCGGGTGCTGTCGCTCGGCGATCCGCCAAAGCCCTTGCCCGCGCCGAAGCAGCTGCGCCCTGGTCAAAAGATCGCCAGCGATCGACTTGAAAGCTGGAAGCTCGAGCCGACCAGGCCCGATTGGGCGGGCGGCCTGCGCGGGACATGGACCCCGGGCGAAGCCTCCGCGCGGACACGCCTGCGCGACTTCCTCAAGCACACCGCGCGCCGCTATGTCGGCGACCGCGACCGGCCGGATCGGGAGGGCACCTCAAGCCTGTCGCCGCATCTGCGCTTCGGCGAGCTCAGCCCGCGCCAAGTCTGGCATGCCGCGCGGTTTGCCGCGGACGAAGATCCGGTACTCGGGCCCGGCATCGAAAAGTTCCTGAGCGAGCTCGGCTGGCGCGAATTCTGCCGTCACCTGCTCCACGACCATCCCGACCTCGCCACCGACAACCTGCAAACGAGCTTCGACGGCTTCCCCTGGAAGGGCGACAAGAAGGCGCTTGCGGCCTGGCAGCGCGGGCACACCGGATACCCCATCGTCGACGCCGGCCTCCGCGAGCTCTGGCACACCGGCGTGATGCACAACCGGGTGCGGATGGTGGTGGCGTCGTTCCTGGTCAAGCACCTCTTGATCGACTGGCGCGAGGGCGAAGCCTGGTTCTGGGACACGCTGGTCGACGCGGATGCCGGCAGCAATCCCGCCAACTGGCAATGGGTCGCCGGCTGCGGCGCCGACGCCGCGCCCTATTTCCGCGTGTTCAACCCGCAGCTCCAGGGCGAGAAGTTCGATCCGGATGGAACCTACGTTCGGCGCTGGGTACCGGAGTTGAAGGACATGCCAACCAAGCTGATTCATCGGCCCTGGCAGGCCACGCCGATCGAGCTTGCGAGCGCGGGCATCACGCTCGGCAAGACCTATCCGCAGCCGATCGTCGATCATGCCAAAGGGCGCGAGCGTGCACTCGCCGCCTACGCAAAGATCCGCAGAAGTTGA
- a CDS encoding methyl-accepting chemotaxis protein, translated as MSKVSTGKFLPQFKLGTKAVLCAVLLIGVNTALVVGAGYWSLTSAFNDRALRDIEVNLRTLALAFTETVPAAKITMKDGTVARAEIPKMPDFGDHAIVDRAVSYVGGNATLFVFDDASGQFVRRSTNVKKENGDRAVGTQLAADHPGQAPLRRGEAYKGPATLFGKSFMTAYFPIADAAGKVVGILYVGIPMIQYESMLAQAIESMAAAAGLAALLVLVLTLLVVRRITRPLTSVTHSLTALANGQSDVAIECEDRADEIGEIARTVAVFKSNSLERARMRSEQAAATAAAVEQRKSDLRSFVEEFRGSVGGILDKVLASSGEFERAARQLTDVARSTADLSAQSAGASENASEHVRSAASASDELSQSISEITRRVQESNQISAEAVQQAEATDQRIAQLSEAGARIGDVVKLITSIAEQTNLLALNATIEAARAGDAGRGFAVVAQEVKTLAGQTAKATDEISNQIASMQLATEESVVAIKAIGQTIERISGIAGSISAAVEQQKSATHNIVASVRAAVSGTADVAVNVRHAAKGASETGETSSRMFASAQALSGESLHLKAEVDGFLDRVRAA; from the coding sequence ATGTCCAAGGTTTCGACCGGGAAGTTCTTGCCGCAGTTCAAGCTCGGCACGAAGGCGGTTCTGTGTGCCGTGCTGCTGATCGGCGTGAATACGGCGCTTGTGGTCGGCGCCGGCTATTGGTCGCTGACATCCGCCTTCAACGATCGCGCCTTGCGCGACATCGAGGTCAATCTGCGCACGCTGGCACTGGCCTTCACGGAGACCGTTCCCGCCGCCAAGATCACGATGAAGGATGGCACGGTGGCGCGCGCCGAGATCCCCAAGATGCCTGACTTCGGGGATCACGCCATCGTCGATCGCGCGGTGTCCTATGTCGGCGGCAATGCGACCCTGTTCGTGTTCGACGATGCGAGCGGGCAGTTCGTGCGCCGCTCCACCAATGTGAAAAAGGAAAACGGCGACCGCGCCGTCGGCACCCAGCTTGCCGCCGATCATCCGGGGCAGGCGCCGCTGCGCCGTGGCGAGGCCTATAAGGGGCCGGCCACGCTGTTCGGCAAATCGTTCATGACGGCCTATTTCCCGATCGCGGATGCGGCCGGCAAGGTCGTCGGCATCCTCTATGTCGGCATCCCCATGATCCAGTACGAGAGCATGCTGGCCCAGGCGATCGAGAGCATGGCGGCGGCCGCGGGCCTCGCCGCGCTTCTGGTGCTGGTCCTGACCCTGCTGGTCGTCCGCCGCATCACCCGGCCGCTCACCTCGGTCACGCACTCGCTCACCGCGCTTGCCAACGGCCAGAGCGACGTCGCGATCGAATGCGAGGATCGCGCCGACGAGATCGGCGAGATCGCCCGCACGGTCGCGGTGTTCAAGAGCAATTCGCTGGAACGGGCGCGCATGCGCAGCGAGCAGGCGGCAGCCACAGCCGCAGCCGTCGAGCAGCGCAAATCCGACCTGCGCAGCTTCGTCGAGGAGTTCCGCGGCAGCGTCGGCGGCATCCTCGACAAGGTGCTGGCCTCGTCAGGCGAGTTCGAGCGTGCGGCGCGGCAGCTGACCGACGTCGCGCGCTCCACCGCAGATCTGTCGGCGCAGTCGGCGGGCGCGTCCGAAAACGCCTCCGAGCACGTGCGTTCGGCGGCGTCGGCCTCGGACGAGCTGTCTCAATCGATCTCCGAGATCACCCGGCGCGTGCAGGAATCCAACCAGATTTCAGCCGAGGCGGTGCAGCAGGCCGAGGCGACCGATCAGCGCATCGCGCAGCTCTCCGAAGCGGGCGCGCGCATCGGCGACGTCGTCAAGCTGATCACCTCGATCGCCGAGCAGACCAACCTGTTGGCGCTGAACGCCACCATCGAGGCCGCGCGTGCGGGCGATGCCGGTCGCGGCTTCGCGGTGGTGGCCCAGGAGGTCAAGACGCTGGCCGGCCAGACCGCCAAGGCGACCGACGAAATCTCGAACCAGATCGCCAGCATGCAGCTTGCGACCGAGGAATCGGTCGTCGCCATCAAGGCGATCGGCCAGACCATCGAGCGCATCAGCGGCATCGCCGGCTCGATCTCGGCTGCGGTCGAGCAGCAGAAAAGCGCGACCCACAACATCGTCGCAAGCGTTCGCGCGGCGGTCTCGGGCACGGCCGACGTCGCCGTCAATGTCCGCCACGCCGCCAAGGGCGCCAGCGAGACCGGCGAGACCTCGAGCCGGATGTTTGCCTCAGCCCAGGCGCTGTCGGGCGAGAGCCTGCATCTGAAAGCCGAGGTCGACGGTTTTCTGGATCGTGTGCGGGCGGCGTAA
- a CDS encoding peroxiredoxin, translating to MTLPIGTTAPDFEAETTEGKIKFHDWIGNSWALLFSHPKDFTPVCTTELGALAKLKPEFDKRGVKLMGLSVDPVDRHAKWSEDIKETQGAAPNYPMIGDTDYNVSKLYGMLPAAISGDPLTRTAADNQTVRNVFIIGPDKKIKLVLVYPMTTGRNFQEILRVIDSLQLTAKHRVATPADWNQGEDVIIAGSVSNDEAKTIYPQGWKEPKPYIRIVPQPK from the coding sequence ATGACACTTCCGATCGGCACCACCGCACCCGACTTCGAAGCCGAGACCACCGAAGGGAAGATCAAGTTCCACGACTGGATCGGCAACAGCTGGGCGCTGTTGTTCTCGCACCCCAAGGACTTCACGCCGGTTTGCACGACCGAGCTCGGCGCGCTCGCCAAGCTGAAGCCGGAATTCGACAAGCGCGGCGTCAAGCTGATGGGCCTCTCGGTCGATCCGGTCGACCGCCATGCCAAATGGTCGGAAGACATCAAGGAGACGCAAGGCGCGGCCCCGAACTATCCGATGATCGGCGACACCGATTACAACGTCTCGAAGCTGTACGGCATGTTGCCGGCCGCGATCTCGGGCGATCCCCTCACCCGCACCGCCGCCGACAACCAGACGGTCCGCAACGTCTTCATCATCGGGCCGGACAAGAAGATCAAGCTGGTGCTGGTCTATCCGATGACGACGGGTCGGAACTTCCAGGAGATCCTGCGCGTGATCGACTCGCTGCAGCTCACCGCCAAGCATCGCGTCGCGACGCCGGCCGACTGGAACCAGGGCGAGGACGTGATCATCGCAGGCTCGGTCTCCAACGACGAGGCCAAGACGATCTACCCGCAGGGCTGGAAAGAGCCGAAGCCCTACATCCGCATCGTGCCGCAGCCCAAATAA
- a CDS encoding alkaline phosphatase family protein, translating into MRRSLVLLSAGLTVLSTGFASAQNNTPRNLILFIPDGLRALKVNPDTAPAMAEIRDKGVNFKNSHSLFPTFTMANGSAMSTGHYLGDTGVFSNTIWTNYTSVPAGDTVVPFIENDAVLGDIDEHFRGNYLNEDTILKLARDKGYSTAALGKHGPTYQFDHTDKPEKAGLHSIVFDDATGGKNGVALSDEVKDALTKAGLPTTTPPRGDNSKAGDAKTPGTTAANVAQQAYFADVAAKVVLPMFKARNKPFVLVFWSRDPDGSQHNTGDSLNQILPGINGPTSMAGIKNADTNLAQLRKALDELGLAASTNIIVSADHGFSTISKESKTSPSAKVSYDDTPKDFLPMGFLALDLAKALDLPLFDPNDKNAKIEGNKHPKAGNGVLGKDPEKPDLVVATNGGSDLVYLPNKDKKLAAKTIKALLAQDYVSGLFVEDSLGRFPGTLPLSSINLRGRAATPTPSIVVNFRSYASDCGEAPTNCSVQVADTVLRQGQGMHGSFSRGDTMNFMAAIGPDFKAGFVDELPVSNADVGMTAARLMGLSATQKGDLAGRVMSEAMPNGTVPKAYAGTMKSRPAEGGLTTVLNFQRVGSQRYFDAAGFPGRTLGLEPDGGKQKTAGK; encoded by the coding sequence ATGCGCCGTTCACTGGTGTTGCTGTCCGCCGGACTGACAGTGCTATCCACCGGATTTGCGTCCGCCCAGAACAACACGCCCCGCAATCTGATCCTGTTCATTCCGGACGGTCTGCGCGCGCTGAAGGTCAACCCCGACACGGCACCTGCCATGGCCGAAATCCGCGACAAGGGCGTCAATTTCAAGAATTCGCACTCGCTGTTCCCGACCTTCACCATGGCCAATGGCTCGGCGATGTCGACCGGCCATTATCTCGGCGATACCGGCGTGTTCTCCAACACGATCTGGACCAACTACACCTCCGTCCCCGCCGGCGACACCGTGGTCCCCTTCATCGAGAACGACGCCGTGCTCGGCGACATCGACGAGCATTTCAGGGGCAACTACCTCAACGAGGACACCATCCTGAAGCTGGCCCGCGACAAGGGGTACAGCACCGCAGCGCTAGGCAAGCACGGTCCGACCTATCAGTTCGATCACACCGACAAGCCTGAAAAAGCCGGCCTGCATTCGATCGTGTTCGACGACGCCACCGGCGGCAAGAACGGCGTGGCGCTGTCGGACGAGGTAAAGGACGCCCTGACCAAGGCCGGCCTGCCCACCACCACGCCGCCGCGCGGCGACAATTCCAAGGCGGGCGATGCCAAGACGCCGGGCACGACCGCCGCCAACGTGGCGCAGCAGGCCTATTTCGCCGACGTCGCCGCCAAGGTGGTGCTGCCGATGTTCAAGGCGCGCAACAAGCCGTTCGTGCTGGTGTTCTGGTCGCGCGACCCCGATGGCAGCCAGCACAACACCGGCGACAGCCTCAACCAGATCCTGCCCGGCATCAACGGTCCGACCTCGATGGCCGGCATCAAGAACGCCGACACCAACCTCGCCCAGCTCCGCAAGGCGCTGGACGAGCTCGGGCTTGCGGCCTCGACCAACATCATCGTCTCGGCTGACCACGGCTTCTCGACCATCTCCAAGGAAAGCAAGACCAGCCCCTCGGCCAAGGTCAGCTATGACGACACGCCGAAAGACTTCCTGCCGATGGGCTTCCTGGCGCTCGACCTCGCCAAGGCGCTCGACCTGCCGCTGTTCGACCCCAACGACAAGAACGCGAAGATCGAGGGCAACAAGCATCCCAAGGCCGGCAACGGCGTGCTCGGCAAGGATCCGGAAAAGCCCGACCTCGTCGTCGCCACCAATGGCGGCTCGGACCTCGTCTATCTCCCGAACAAGGACAAGAAGCTGGCTGCCAAGACCATCAAGGCGCTGCTCGCGCAGGACTACGTCTCCGGCCTGTTCGTCGAGGACTCGCTCGGCCGCTTCCCCGGCACCCTGCCGCTGTCGAGCATCAATCTGCGCGGCAGGGCAGCGACGCCGACGCCGTCGATCGTCGTCAACTTTCGCTCCTATGCCAGCGATTGCGGCGAGGCGCCGACCAACTGCTCGGTGCAGGTCGCCGACACCGTGCTGCGCCAGGGCCAGGGCATGCATGGCAGCTTCAGCCGCGGCGACACCATGAACTTCATGGCGGCGATCGGCCCGGACTTCAAAGCCGGCTTCGTCGACGAGCTGCCGGTCAGCAACGCCGACGTTGGCATGACGGCCGCCCGGCTGATGGGCCTAAGCGCGACACAGAAAGGAGACCTGGCCGGCCGCGTGATGTCGGAAGCCATGCCCAACGGCACCGTGCCGAAGGCTTATGCCGGCACAATGAAGTCCAGGCCCGCGGAGGGCGGCCTGACCACCGTGCTGAACTTCCAGCGCGTCGGCAGCCAGCGCTATTTCGACGCCGCCGGCTTCCCGGGCCGCACGCTCGGCCTCGAGCCGGACGGCGGCAAACAAAAAACGGCGGGGAAATAA
- a CDS encoding response regulator transcription factor, translating into MSRDPQDSITPTPRERELMMLIARGMQNKNIAYELKISENTVRAHIGNIMRKYRLSNRTQIAIVFTLHAAPSSLRRDLARVGHPPTATKPSQAPAPRVQTATD; encoded by the coding sequence ATGAGCCGAGATCCGCAGGACTCGATTACACCGACGCCGCGCGAGCGCGAGCTGATGATGTTGATCGCACGGGGAATGCAGAACAAGAATATCGCCTACGAGCTCAAGATCTCGGAGAATACGGTGCGGGCGCATATCGGCAACATCATGCGCAAATACCGGCTTTCGAACCGAACGCAGATCGCGATCGTGTTTACCCTGCACGCAGCGCCATCCTCGCTACGCCGCGATCTCGCCAGGGTCGGCCATCCTCCGACGGCGACGAAGCCCTCGCAAGCCCCTGCACCACGGGTGCAGACCGCGACGGATTGA
- a CDS encoding ABC transporter permease — protein sequence MTMLQGFQIALHALRLNPLRSFLTMLGIVIGVASIVTVFAIGSGAQLRLQEQIRSIGANVLMITPGAVYQGGVRLKDGSKLTMTESDVQAILEQIPEVQAAAGSIAGTAQVIHEGKNWNTTINGTTTGHFMVRDWQLATGRYFSGTEEAGAGKVVILGSTVARELFAPGDDPIGAQIRIMKVPLEVVGVLDRKGPAQDDVAFVPLATAKLRFLGSASNINRDSVAYIIAKVAGDGQMAGARSEIENLLRQRHRVPAGQEDDFKVQDPAAAMEAQQGAIRTVALLLVAIASVSLLVGGISIMNVMIVSVTERTREIGIRRALGGRMRDIRLQFLCEALVLCLLGGAIGVAGGVTLSMTVARMAGWVTSIDGQAIGLALAFSIATGLIFGFYPAHKASKLSPIEALKTE from the coding sequence ATGACGATGCTCCAGGGATTCCAGATCGCCCTGCACGCCCTCAGGCTCAATCCGCTGCGCAGCTTCCTCACCATGCTCGGCATCGTGATCGGCGTCGCCTCCATCGTGACGGTGTTTGCGATCGGTTCCGGCGCGCAGCTGCGCCTGCAGGAACAGATCCGCTCGATCGGCGCCAACGTGCTGATGATCACCCCCGGCGCAGTCTACCAGGGCGGCGTGCGTCTCAAGGACGGCAGCAAGCTGACGATGACGGAGAGTGACGTGCAGGCCATCCTCGAGCAGATTCCGGAAGTCCAGGCCGCGGCCGGCTCGATCGCCGGAACGGCGCAGGTCATCCACGAGGGCAAGAACTGGAATACGACGATCAACGGCACGACGACGGGGCACTTCATGGTACGCGACTGGCAGCTCGCGACCGGCCGCTATTTTTCCGGCACCGAGGAGGCCGGAGCCGGCAAGGTCGTGATCCTCGGCAGCACCGTTGCACGCGAGCTGTTCGCGCCGGGCGACGATCCCATCGGTGCGCAGATCCGGATCATGAAGGTCCCGCTCGAGGTGGTCGGCGTTCTCGATCGCAAGGGACCCGCACAGGACGACGTCGCCTTCGTGCCGCTCGCCACCGCCAAGCTGCGCTTCCTCGGCAGCGCCAGCAACATCAACCGGGATTCGGTTGCCTACATCATCGCCAAGGTCGCCGGGGACGGGCAGATGGCGGGGGCACGATCGGAGATCGAGAACCTGCTGCGGCAGCGCCACCGCGTCCCCGCCGGCCAGGAGGACGATTTCAAGGTCCAGGATCCGGCCGCCGCCATGGAAGCGCAGCAGGGAGCGATCCGCACCGTCGCGCTCCTGCTCGTCGCCATCGCCTCGGTCTCGCTGCTCGTGGGCGGCATCAGCATCATGAATGTCATGATCGTGTCGGTCACCGAGCGCACGCGGGAGATCGGCATCCGCCGCGCGCTGGGCGGGCGGATGCGGGACATCCGTCTGCAGTTCCTCTGCGAGGCGCTCGTGCTCTGCCTGCTCGGCGGAGCCATCGGCGTCGCCGGCGGCGTCACGCTCTCGATGACGGTCGCCCGCATGGCAGGATGGGTCACCTCGATCGACGGGCAGGCGATCGGCCTTGCCCTCGCCTTCTCGATCGCGACCGGCCTCATCTTCGGTTTCTATCCCGCGCACAAGGCATCCAAGCTCAGCCCGATCGAGGCGCTCAAGACGGAGTGA
- a CDS encoding ABC transporter ATP-binding protein: MTASPPLISLQSVGRTYRTDGVAVTAVRNVSFDIAQGEIVAVMGPSGSGKSTLMNMIGLLDLPSEGAVYLEGADVADLSEDRRSSLRARSIGFVFQSYNLLARHDAIENVALPLVYCGVGRRERLARAEASLQAVGMLHRAHHFPRQLSGGEQQRVAIARALIASPLIVLADEPTGALDSRTGAEILALFAALNRTGQTIVMITHDPGIAAQCRRTIHLHDGELVADETPAPALPKRSAAP, translated from the coding sequence ATGACCGCCTCCCCGCCGCTCATCAGCCTCCAGTCGGTCGGCAGGACCTATCGCACCGACGGAGTCGCGGTCACCGCGGTCCGCAATGTCAGCTTCGACATCGCGCAAGGCGAGATCGTCGCCGTGATGGGTCCGTCCGGCTCCGGCAAGTCGACGCTGATGAACATGATCGGGCTGCTCGACCTGCCGAGCGAGGGCGCGGTCTATCTCGAAGGGGCCGATGTCGCCGATCTCTCGGAAGATCGCCGGTCGTCCTTGCGCGCCCGTAGCATCGGCTTCGTGTTCCAGTCCTACAATCTGCTCGCGCGCCACGATGCGATCGAGAACGTCGCGCTGCCGCTGGTCTATTGCGGTGTCGGCCGCAGGGAACGTTTGGCGCGCGCGGAAGCGAGCCTTCAGGCCGTCGGCATGCTGCACCGCGCCCATCATTTTCCGCGGCAGCTCTCCGGCGGCGAGCAGCAGCGCGTCGCGATTGCACGCGCCCTGATCGCCTCCCCGCTGATCGTGCTCGCCGACGAGCCGACCGGCGCGCTCGACAGCCGTACCGGCGCCGAGATACTGGCGCTGTTCGCCGCGCTCAACCGGACCGGCCAGACCATCGTGATGATCACGCACGATCCCGGCATCGCGGCGCAGTGCCGCCGCACGATCCACCTGCATGACGGCGAGCTCGTCGCTGACGAGACGCCGGCGCCGGCCCTGCCGAAACGGAGCGCGGCGCCATGA